A stretch of DNA from Bacteroidales bacterium:
CCAATACCATGATCAACATATTCAGGTATTAAATTACCATTGAATAAATACAGAAACTCTTTTTCTATTCTTATTATAAATTCCAAGAAATTTTTACTTAATTCAACTGATTTATTATCTATACCCCATAGTAAATCAAGGCAATAATCAAAAAATTTATATGTAATTGATTTATAATTAAGAACATTTTCTAGCAATATTATATTATCAAGTTGCTCCTTTTTAAATGTATTCCTTTCTATATCAACTCTTACTAATTCTACTTGGGCATTTTTTGTTTGTTCAATAATCTCTTTTAATTCATTATTTTTGTTACTTAATTCGCGAGTAAATTTATCATCTTTTTTTAGTAATTGAAAATATTTTAATGTAGCTCTTGGTAGGTCAACGATAAATTTAGTTTTATCTGTTATATACTTAACATAATCATTCCAAAATTCTATTTTCGTTTCATTATACGTAGCAATTACATCTAATAATCTTTGTATTACAAATTCGTATAATGTTGTGTATTCTTTAGAGATGCTATTTTCTAAGTTATTCAGGATAGTTTTCGTCTTATCAAAATATTCTTGTATGTTATTTACCCCTTCAGGAAAATCTTGATGAAATAGTATTTTAAGAAGACTGTTAATTGAGGGATCTAAGATACCAAACCCAAGTTTATTCTCGTTAAATGAATGTTTGTAAATAAGAATACTATTCTTTAGGTTAATTGAGTTTTCATCACAAAATATAGAAGTTTTGTAATATTGAAGAATTCTTTCTATGATAACAGTATTATGTTCCTTAATGATATTACTGATTGCATACAAAGCAAGGTTTATATACTTTAGAGCTACTTCTATTCTGCCAAAATAATAGTATTTTATTCCTTTCAAAGCAAACATAGTTATATCATCAACTGAATAATGATTGTTTACTGAATTTCGATTTTGAAAATAAAAAAGAAACTCTCGTTCATTTTTTAACAATTGTTCCCATTTGACAATGAAATCTACTTTCTTATCCATTATTTTCTTATCCCTTTATGTAAAGTTATCCCTAAAGCATTTAAAACCCATAATCCCCACCAAAAGGAATCATAAATTAAGTAATTAAACAACCCTGGAACAATTAGTCTTACAGAGTCTTTTTGCTGCTTTTTAGTAATACCTGAACCAATTAATCCTGCGTTAATTCCATTTTGGAATGAACTTATGTCAGGATGGATTGTGTCAAAATTAATTGAAAGATTATCTCTGAATACGTTACTTATATTGTATCCCCACTGGACATAATTATCATGAAATTTAGTTTTTGAGGGTTTTATATTGGCCAAACCTTCACTTATAGTAAGACCCCATAATATTGAAGAATCAGAATATTCATCTAATTTTAAGTATAATGATCTTTTTCCCATATTGATAATTCCATGACTTAATGCAGCACCACTTCTAACAATCATAGAATCATCATTTAATCCTTTTTTTAATATTTTCATTATTTTTTCATTTGGATTTTGATAATTACATAATGCAAGACCAAAGAAAGCGCTTTCTCTAACATAAGGATGATTATCGTCTTTTATTATGTCTTCTAAGAGTTCTGTAATTGATGGCTCTGATGTACCTAAAAAAGAAAGTCCAAGTCCTAAACATGCCATATCTCTAAAATAACTATTTTCATCTCCATTCAGACTTAATAATTCCTTAAATTCGTTTAAACCTTTTCTTGTACCAGCAAAAGCATTACTCACAGACCAACAACTACATAC
This window harbors:
- a CDS encoding HD domain-containing protein, with translation MDKKVDFIVKWEQLLKNEREFLFYFQNRNSVNNHYSVDDITMFALKGIKYYYFGRIEVALKYINLALYAISNIIKEHNTVIIERILQYYKTSIFCDENSINLKNSILIYKHSFNENKLGFGILDPSINSLLKILFHQDFPEGVNNIQEYFDKTKTILNNLENSISKEYTTLYEFVIQRLLDVIATYNETKIEFWNDYVKYITDKTKFIVDLPRATLKYFQLLKKDDKFTRELSNKNNELKEIIEQTKNAQVELVRVDIERNTFKKEQLDNIILLENVLNYKSITYKFFDYCLDLLWGIDNKSVELSKNFLEFIIRIEKEFLYLFNGNLIPEYVDHGIGHVYSILQNLLKIQTSLSQAGISFLDYFYLTKKDYRNLIIAILFHDIGMNGYYDNKKIKYTLGGKRIRDNHAVLSWYLIKKNLGNYGIKADVIDEIALIASMHTAKYSKIDRRFKYTKKILNKFNEYQNAYNKYLQCADVKGINNSIALLQLLDGIDLNKDRIGIQGKYFITPAKKKKYEYLLKKSGNKQVQKYFNMQIDCIGEWNKHYTLHSYTKNISILFSNNRLVISIKLDKSYTDKDFVQNVFRKFPNVLLAFRESSIKIMTKIYDDEKIYKTIES